The following are encoded in a window of Alosa sapidissima isolate fAloSap1 chromosome 10, fAloSap1.pri, whole genome shotgun sequence genomic DNA:
- the LOC121720047 gene encoding metalloreductase STEAP4-like: MSMKSDSVAMTSLAGERKQGAVGIFGTGDFGRSLGPRLLQAGYEVVFGSRDPKNSALVAKGSKVMTHTEAAQMAQVIFIAVQRDHYDFLTSLTPALEGKVLVDISNNLKRGQFPQSNAEYLSSLVPGASVVKGFNTVSAWALQSGALDASRQVLVCGDDPKAKQAVVDIAHSLGLSAQDRGSLGAAGELEDIPLQLFPNWRLPLWVATGLTAFVLLYLLVHDVTYSYVEKGQDNFYRIMISLPNKAFPIVALIMLALCYLPSILAAILQLHNGTKYKRFPDWLGRWMLCRKQLGLVALALASLHVLFTFVKPIRYYFLHRKHTGVIEQIKENITEPFDNTEAWRSDAYKSLGVLGFAMFLLLGITSLPSVSNALNWREFRFVQSKLGHLTLVLCTAHALLYGWDKFLQPDRYHWYTPPAYVLSLVLPCAVLVLKFIFLTPCIGRRVARIRRGRERPGKSRSEHATVPMDKATSL, translated from the exons ATGTCCATGAAGTCTGATTCTGTTGCCATGACGTCTCTTGCTGGGGAGCGTAAGCAGGGGGCGGTGGGCATCTTTGGCACAGGGGACTTTGGACGCTCTCTGGGGCCTCGTCTGCTCCAGGCAGGATATGAGGTCGTGTTTGGGTCACGTGACCCCAAGAACTCGGCACTGGTGGCCAAGGGTTCAAAGGTCATGACCCACACAGAGGCAGCTCAGATGGCTCAGGTGATCTTTATAGCCGTGCAGCGCGATCACTATGACTTCCTGACCTCGCTGACCCCTGCTCTGGAGGGCAAGGTGCTGGTGGACATCAGCAACAACCTGAAGAGGGGCCAGTTCCCACAATCCAACGCTGAGTACCTGAGCAGCCTGGTGCCGGGAGCGTCTGTGGTGAAAGGCTTCAACACAGTGTCAGCCTGGGCCCTGCAGTCAGGGGCGCTGGACGCCAGCCGACAG gTGTTGGTGTGCGGGGATGACCCTAAAGCTAAGCAAGCAGTAGTGGACATTGCCCACAGTCTGGGGCTGAGTGCCCAGGACAGGGGCTCCCTTGGTGCTGCTGGGGAGTTGGAGGACATCCCCCTGCAGCTCTTCCCCAACTGGAGGCTCCCGCTCTGGGTCGCCACCGGGCTCACCGCCTTTGTTCTCCTCTACCTGCTCGTGCATGACGTCACCTACTCTTACGTCGAGAAGGGACAAGACAACTTCTACCGCATTATGATCTCGCTGCCCAACAAGGCGTTTCCTATCGTCGCCCTGATCATGCTGGCTCTGTGCTACCTGCCGAGCATTCTGGCGGCCATCTTGCAGCTCCACAACGGCACCAAGTACAAGCGCTTCCCTGATTGGCTGGGCCGCTGGATGCTGTGCAGGAAGCAGCTGGGATTGGTGGCCTTGGCTCTGGCTTCGCTGCACGTGCTCTTCACCTTCGTCAAGCCCATCAGATACTACTTCTTGCACAGAAAACACACTGGTGTGATAGAGCAG ATCAAAGAGAACATAACTGAGCCGTTTGACAACACAGAAGCGTGGAGGTCGGACGCCTACAAGTCTCTGGGCGTTCTGGGCTTCGCCATGTTTCTGCTGCTGGGGATCACCTCTCTCCCCTCAGTTAGTAATGCACTCAACTGGAGGGAGTTTCGCTTCGTACAG TCCAAACTGGGTCACCTGACTCTGGTGCTGTGCACGGCCCACGCCCTGCTCTATGGCTGGGACAAGTTCCTGCAGCCGGACCGGTACCACTGGTACACCCCTCCGGCCTACGTGCTGTCCCTGGTGCTCCCCTGCGCCGTGCTCGTGCTCAAGTTCATCTTCCTAACGCCCTGCATCGGCCGCCGCGTCGCTCGCATCCGCAGAGGCAGGGAAAGGCCCGGAAAGAGCCGGAGTGAGCATGCTACTGTCCCTATGGACAAAGCTACCTCTCTGTGA
- the LOC121720210 gene encoding metalloreductase STEAP4-like, whose amino-acid sequence MKSDSVAMTSLAGERKQGTVGIFGTGDFGRSLGPRLLQAGYEVVFGSRDPKNSALVAKGSKVMTHTEAAQMAQVIFIAVQRDHYDFLTSLTPALEGKVLVDISNNLKRGQFPQSNAEYLSSLVPGASVVKGFNTVSAWALQSGALDASRQVLVCGDDPKAKQAVVDIAHSLGLSAQDRGSLGAAGELEDIPLQLFPNWRLPLLIATGLTAFFFFYLLIRDVIYSYVVDGKDRSFRIMISLANKVFPIVSLTMLALCYLPSVLAAILQLYNGTKYKRFPDWLDRWMLCRKQLGLVALALAFLHVIYTLVIPIRYYVRYKIAASTISQSKDNVTKPFDNTMAWRGDSYYSLGILGFGLYVLLGITSLPSVSNALNWREFRFVQSKLGHVTLLFCTAHALLYGWDKFLRPYKWCMPPGYMLSLVVPCVVLVSKLILIMPCVDRAITRIRQGWERPTKGTALSNGTTQQRLMA is encoded by the exons ATGAAGTCTGATTCTGTTGCCATGACGTCTCTTGCTGGGGAGCGTAAGCAGGGGACGGTGGGCATCTTTGGCACAGGGGACTTTGGACGCTCTCTGGGGCCTCGTCTGCTCCAGGCAGGATATGAGGTCGTGTTTGGGTCACGTGACCCCAAGAACTCGGCATTGGTGGCCAAGGGTTCAAAGGTCATGACCCACACAGAGGCAGCTCAGATGGCTCAGGTGATCTTTATAGCCGTGCAGCGCGATCACTATGACTTCCTGACCTCGCTGACCCCTGCTCTGGAGGGCAAGGTGCTGGTGGACATCAGCAACAACCTGAAGAGGGGCCAGTTCCCACAATCCAACGCTGAGTACCTGAGCAGCCTGGTGCCGGGAGCGTCTGTGGTGAAAGGCTTCAACACAGTGTCAGCCTGGGCCCTGCAGTCAGGGGCGCTGGACGCCAGCCGACAG gTGTTGGTGTGCGGGGATGACCCCAAAGCTAAGCAAGCAGTAGTGGACATTGCCCACAGTCTGGGGCTGAGTGCCCAGGACAGGGGCTCCCTTGGTGCTGCTGGGGAGTTGGAGGACATCCCCCTGCAGCTCTTCCCCAACTGGAGGCTCCCGCTCTTGATTGCCACGGGGCTGAccgccttcttcttcttctacctGCTCATCCGCGACGTCATCTACTCTTACGTCGTGGATGGAAAAGACCGCTCCTTCCGGATCATGATCTCACTGGCCAACAAAGTGTTCCCCATCGTCTCGCTGACCATGCTGGCTCTGTGCTACCTGCCCAGCGTTCTGGCGGCCATCTTGCAGCTGTACAACGGCACCAAGTACAAGCGTTTCCCTGATTGGCTGGACCGCTGGATGCTGTGCAGGAAGCAGCTGGGATTGGTGGCTTTGGCTCTGGCCTTCCTGCATGTGATCTATACCTTAGTCATTCCTATCAGATACTACGTCAGGTACAAGATAGCTGCTAGCACCATCTCACAG AGCAAAGACAATGTAACAAAACCGTTTGACAACACAATGGCCTGGCGGGGAGACTCCTACTACTCTCTTGGAATTCTGGGATTTGGCCTTTATGTGTTGCTGGGAATCACCTCTCTGCCCTCTGTTAGCAATGCACTCAACTGGAGGGAGTTCCGCTTTGTACAG tctaAACTAGGTCATGTGACTCTGCTGTTTTGCACCGCCCACGCTCTACTATACGGCTGGGATAAATTCCTCCGGCCGTACAAGTGGTGCATGCCACCTGGCTACATGTTGTCCCTGGTGGTCCCCTGTGTGGTGCTGGTCTCCAAGTTGATCCTGATCATGCCATGTGTCGACCGCGCCATCACCCGGATTCGCCAGGGATGGGAAAGACCAACCAAAGGCACTGCACTGAGCAACGGCACTACTCAACAACGCCTTATGGCATAG